A part of Paenibacillus sp. IHBB 10380 genomic DNA contains:
- a CDS encoding flagellar motor protein, with protein sequence MDITTLIGILAGLGALIGGFLWEGGQVTGLFQKTAALIVFGGTFAAVVISFTSARLKTIPHAIQFAFNRHKGDMNQLVEDLVDMATTARRSGVLALERMSQNHPDAFLREGIQLVVDGTDPETVKQLLELDINAVEKKHEGYASIFEAAGGYAPTMGIIGTVMGLIHVLGNLSTPTDLGPSIAIAFIATLYGVASANIIFLPIASKIKSRSADEIQNMEFLLQGILSIQNGDHPLIVRKKLGSFVSTEDRPMPLFKGDFDEKND encoded by the coding sequence ATGGATATCACAACACTTATCGGTATACTAGCAGGGCTTGGTGCTCTGATAGGAGGTTTTTTATGGGAAGGGGGACAAGTTACAGGTTTATTTCAAAAGACAGCTGCACTCATTGTATTTGGCGGTACATTCGCTGCCGTTGTAATCAGCTTTACTTCTGCAAGACTCAAGACCATTCCCCATGCCATACAATTTGCTTTCAATCGCCACAAGGGTGATATGAATCAGCTCGTGGAGGATCTTGTTGATATGGCTACTACTGCACGACGTAGTGGCGTCCTTGCCTTAGAACGTATGTCTCAGAATCATCCTGATGCATTTCTTCGTGAAGGGATTCAATTGGTCGTCGATGGCACGGATCCTGAGACTGTTAAGCAGCTTCTAGAGTTAGATATCAATGCAGTAGAGAAGAAGCATGAAGGTTATGCCAGTATTTTCGAAGCTGCTGGTGGCTATGCCCCTACTATGGGGATTATCGGGACCGTTATGGGACTGATTCATGTGCTTGGTAATCTTTCAACACCTACGGATCTCGGGCCCTCTATTGCGATAGCATTTATAGCAACGCTATATGGTGTCGCCAGTGCTAATATTATCTTTTTGCCCATTGCTTCCAAAATTAAATCCCGAAGTGCAGATGAAATTCAAAACATGGAGTTCTTGCTTCAGGGAATACTCTCCATTCAGAATGGAGATCACCCTCTCATTGTACGTAAGAAGCTAGGCTCTTTTGTCTCTACGGAAGACCGACCTATGCCTCTATTCAAGGGGGATTTTGATGAGAAGAATGACTGA